In a single window of the Thermus amyloliquefaciens genome:
- the aroA gene encoding 3-phosphoshikimate 1-carboxyvinyltransferase, translating into MDRTFLDLSPCGPLRGALRVPGDKSVTHRGLMLLALSQGEGRLYHPLKAGDTLSTARVLRALGAEILEEGPHFRVRGQGLRLREPEDVLDCGNAGTLMRLLLGILAGQEGLFAVLTGDASLRRRPMGRVAEPLRAMGAVIDGRDGGRRAPLAVRGGRLQGIAYTLPVPSAQVKSALLLAGLFAEGVTEVVEPVPTRDHTERLFRHFGLPLAVEEGRIRTWKTGPFPARDLTVPGDFSSAAFFLVAALVTPGSEVVVEGVGLNPTRTGLLTVLQGMGADLEWRVLEGEEGEPVGWIRARYSPLKGVSVDPGLIPLMVDEVPALAAAAAWAEGETYIPGLAELRVKESDRVRAIAHNLRALGVAVEEGPDWLRIEGGGVRPGEVEPFHDHRIAMAFAVAGLPVGVRVWEPEWAEISYPGFFQDLKGLCAAS; encoded by the coding sequence ATGGACCGCACCTTCCTGGACCTATCCCCCTGCGGCCCCCTGCGGGGCGCCTTGCGGGTGCCGGGGGACAAGTCCGTGACCCACCGGGGGCTCATGCTCCTGGCCCTGAGCCAGGGGGAGGGCAGGCTTTACCATCCCCTCAAGGCCGGGGACACCCTTTCCACCGCCCGGGTTCTGAGGGCCTTGGGGGCGGAGATCCTCGAGGAGGGCCCCCACTTCCGGGTGCGGGGCCAGGGGCTACGCCTGAGGGAACCCGAGGACGTGCTGGACTGCGGCAACGCGGGAACCCTCATGCGCCTCCTCCTGGGCATCCTGGCGGGGCAGGAGGGGCTTTTTGCCGTGCTCACCGGGGACGCTTCCCTGAGGCGCCGCCCCATGGGCCGGGTGGCGGAGCCCCTCCGGGCCATGGGGGCCGTCATAGACGGAAGGGATGGGGGGAGGAGGGCTCCCTTGGCGGTGCGGGGTGGGAGGTTGCAGGGGATTGCCTACACCCTTCCCGTGCCCAGCGCCCAGGTGAAAAGCGCCCTTCTCCTGGCCGGGCTTTTCGCCGAAGGGGTCACGGAGGTGGTGGAGCCCGTGCCCACCCGGGACCACACGGAAAGGCTTTTCCGCCACTTCGGCCTGCCCTTGGCCGTGGAGGAAGGCCGCATCCGCACCTGGAAGACCGGGCCCTTCCCCGCCCGCGACCTCACCGTGCCCGGGGACTTCTCCTCCGCGGCCTTCTTCCTGGTGGCGGCTTTGGTCACCCCGGGCTCCGAGGTGGTGGTGGAGGGCGTGGGCCTAAACCCCACCCGCACCGGCCTCCTCACGGTGCTTCAGGGGATGGGGGCGGATTTGGAATGGCGGGTGCTGGAGGGAGAAGAGGGGGAGCCCGTGGGCTGGATACGGGCGCGGTACAGCCCCCTCAAGGGGGTTTCCGTGGACCCCGGCCTCATCCCCCTCATGGTGGACGAGGTGCCCGCCTTGGCCGCCGCGGCCGCTTGGGCGGAAGGGGAGACCTATATCCCGGGCCTCGCCGAGCTCCGGGTGAAGGAGTCGGACCGGGTGAGGGCCATTGCCCACAACCTCCGGGCCCTGGGGGTGGCGGTGGAGGAGGGGCCGGACTGGCTCCGCATTGAAGGCGGTGGGGTGCGCCCAGGGGAGGTGGAGCCCTTCCACGACCACCGCATCGCCATGGCCTTTGCCGTGGCGGGCCTTCCCGTGGGGGTCAGGGTGTGGGAGCCGGAGTGGGCGGAGATCTCCTACCCCGGCTTCTTCCAAGACCTGAAGGGGCTATGCGCGGCATCGTGA
- a CDS encoding toxin-antitoxin system HicB family antitoxin, with translation MGRNLTLRLSPELVRRARALALKRGLSLNAWVAELLEKEVEREEGLEEAFSRQLSWMRQGILDTGGVPLPSREEVHDRAP, from the coding sequence ATGGGCCGGAACCTCACCCTAAGGCTTTCCCCAGAGCTGGTGCGCCGGGCCCGGGCCTTGGCCCTCAAGCGGGGCTTGAGCCTAAACGCCTGGGTAGCGGAGCTTTTGGAGAAGGAGGTGGAGCGGGAGGAGGGCCTGGAAGAGGCCTTTAGCCGGCAACTCTCCTGGATGCGTCAGGGGATCCTGGATACCGGGGGTGTGCCCTTGCCCTCCCGGGAGGAGGTCCATGATAGAGCCCCCTGA
- a CDS encoding NUDIX domain-containing protein codes for MEDHPRYPIPTVGALVEQEGRVLLVRTDKWRGAWGVPGGKVEWGESLEGALRREFWEEVGLALKEVRFALVQEAIFSPEFHKPTHMLLFNYFALGEGEVRPGEEILEWAWLPPEEALAYPVNSFTRALLRAYLGIKGEG; via the coding sequence ATGGAGGATCATCCGCGCTATCCCATCCCCACGGTAGGGGCCCTGGTGGAGCAAGAGGGCCGGGTGCTCCTGGTGCGCACCGATAAGTGGCGGGGCGCATGGGGGGTTCCCGGGGGAAAGGTGGAATGGGGGGAGAGCCTCGAGGGGGCCTTAAGGCGGGAGTTCTGGGAGGAGGTGGGGCTTGCCCTCAAGGAGGTGCGCTTCGCCCTGGTGCAGGAGGCCATCTTTAGCCCGGAGTTTCACAAGCCCACCCACATGCTCCTCTTTAACTACTTCGCCCTAGGGGAAGGGGAGGTGCGGCCCGGTGAGGAGATTCTGGAGTGGGCCTGGTTGCCTCCGGAGGAGGCCTTGGCCTATCCGGTGAACAGCTTCACCCGGGCCCTGCTTAGGGCCTACCTGGGGATAAAGGGGGAGGGATGA
- the tmpR gene encoding bifunctional dihydropteridine reductase/dihydrofolate reductase TmpR translates to MRTALVTGSAKGIGRAILLALAREGFHVAVHYRTSEGLAEATRQEAEALGVKAIKVRADLTREEEVASLVEEVGYHLGGVGVLVNNVGDYLYKPIEEVSLEEWRWILDSNLTSTFLLTQKVLPLMVAQGYGRIVNLGYAGAGNLLARPHITPYAIAKTGVILYTKAIAKRFAGAGITANVVAPGVAENSISKPLQEIPMARLALLEEIARAVLFFVREPYLTGQVLEVAGGWNL, encoded by the coding sequence ATGAGGACCGCCTTGGTTACGGGGAGCGCCAAGGGCATCGGCCGGGCCATCCTCCTGGCCCTGGCCAGGGAGGGCTTCCATGTGGCGGTGCACTACCGCACCTCCGAAGGGCTGGCGGAGGCCACCCGCCAGGAGGCCGAGGCCCTTGGGGTGAAGGCCATCAAGGTGCGGGCCGACCTCACCCGGGAGGAGGAGGTGGCCTCCTTGGTGGAGGAGGTGGGCTACCACCTGGGGGGGGTTGGCGTTTTGGTGAACAACGTGGGGGACTACCTCTACAAGCCCATAGAGGAGGTCTCCTTGGAGGAGTGGCGCTGGATCCTGGACTCCAACCTCACCAGCACCTTCCTCCTCACCCAGAAGGTGCTTCCCCTCATGGTGGCCCAAGGGTACGGGCGCATCGTGAACCTGGGCTATGCCGGGGCGGGGAACCTCCTGGCCCGGCCCCACATCACCCCCTACGCCATCGCCAAGACGGGGGTGATCCTCTACACCAAGGCCATCGCCAAGCGCTTCGCGGGGGCAGGGATCACCGCCAACGTGGTGGCCCCGGGGGTGGCGGAGAACTCCATATCCAAGCCCCTCCAGGAGATCCCCATGGCCCGGCTGGCCCTCCTGGAGGAGATCGCCCGGGCGGTGCTCTTTTTCGTGCGGGAGCCCTACCTCACCGGGCAGGTCCTGGAGGTGGCGGGGGGGTGGAACCTCTAG
- the cmk gene encoding (d)CMP kinase, which yields MRGIVTIDGPSASGKSSVARRVALALGVPYLSSGLLYRAAALLALRAGVDPGDEKGLLALLETFRVRLLPKPEGNRVVAEGASGQEDLTPHLHTPEVDRVVSLVARHPGVRAWVNARLKEVPPPFVAEGRDMGTAVFPEAPHKFYLTASPEVRARRRTLERPQDYGEVLRELIRRDELDRAQSAPAPEAIVIDTSGMALEEVVARVLSHLQD from the coding sequence ATGCGCGGCATCGTGACCATCGACGGGCCCTCGGCCTCGGGGAAGAGCTCCGTGGCCCGGCGGGTGGCCCTGGCCCTGGGGGTGCCCTACCTCAGTAGCGGCCTCCTCTACCGGGCGGCGGCCCTTTTGGCCCTCCGGGCGGGGGTGGACCCGGGGGACGAAAAGGGGCTTTTGGCCCTTTTGGAAACCTTTCGCGTGCGCCTCCTGCCCAAGCCGGAGGGGAACCGGGTGGTGGCGGAGGGGGCTTCGGGGCAGGAGGACCTGACCCCTCACCTCCACACGCCGGAGGTGGACCGGGTGGTTTCCCTGGTGGCCCGCCATCCCGGGGTGCGCGCTTGGGTGAACGCTCGGCTTAAGGAGGTGCCCCCGCCCTTCGTGGCCGAGGGGCGGGACATGGGGACGGCGGTCTTTCCGGAGGCGCCCCACAAGTTCTACCTCACCGCCAGCCCGGAGGTGCGGGCCAGAAGGCGTACCCTGGAGCGCCCCCAGGATTACGGGGAGGTGCTCCGGGAGCTGATCCGGCGGGACGAGCTGGACCGGGCCCAAAGCGCCCCCGCTCCCGAGGCCATCGTGATCGATACCAGCGGGATGGCCCTCGAGGAGGTGGTGGCCCGGGTGCTCTCCCACCTTCAGGATTGA
- a CDS encoding CDP-alcohol phosphatidyltransferase family protein, whose translation MVPGAKERPVQEFLNLLLYRPLAHLVVLLLFRTPIRPHHLVLFHTGLVLLAAGLLLLGQDLFAALLLQLKTVLDNADGQLARLRGEVSEMGRYLDTELDLLGNLALFLALGARTGTWGLALLAFLVFTLVQSYDFNLERLYKEARGLPLGAERRDPEGPLLRLLRGVYRLFFWPQDWGITAWERRLQARLRLDPQRFWDEAAVAGVVNLGLSTQLFFLGVFLLFHQPGAYLTFVLLHGLYLGLWYVWRIIRAIPSPR comes from the coding sequence ATGGTGCCGGGAGCCAAGGAGCGGCCTGTCCAGGAGTTCCTGAACCTGCTCCTCTACCGCCCCTTGGCCCATCTGGTGGTTCTCCTCCTTTTCCGCACCCCCATCCGCCCCCACCACCTGGTCCTCTTCCACACCGGTTTGGTCCTCCTCGCCGCCGGGCTTCTCCTCCTGGGCCAAGACCTTTTCGCCGCCCTTCTCCTCCAGCTCAAGACCGTTTTGGACAACGCCGACGGGCAGCTGGCCCGCCTGCGGGGGGAGGTTTCCGAGATGGGCCGCTACCTGGACACGGAGCTGGACCTCTTGGGGAACCTTGCCCTTTTCCTGGCCCTGGGGGCGCGCACGGGGACCTGGGGCTTGGCCCTTTTGGCCTTTTTGGTCTTTACCCTGGTCCAGTCCTACGACTTCAACCTGGAAAGGCTTTATAAGGAGGCCCGGGGGCTACCCCTGGGGGCGGAGCGGCGCGACCCCGAGGGGCCGCTGCTCCGCCTCTTACGGGGGGTCTACCGCCTCTTCTTCTGGCCTCAGGATTGGGGGATCACCGCCTGGGAGCGCCGCCTCCAGGCCCGCCTGCGCCTGGACCCCCAGCGCTTCTGGGACGAGGCCGCCGTGGCCGGGGTGGTGAACCTGGGGCTTTCCACCCAGCTCTTCTTCCTGGGGGTCTTCCTCCTCTTCCATCAGCCTGGGGCCTACCTCACCTTCGTCCTCCTCCATGGCCTGTATCTTGGCCTTTGGTACGTATGGAGGATCATCCGCGCTATCCCATCCCCACGGTAG